A genomic region of Catalinimonas niigatensis contains the following coding sequences:
- a CDS encoding RDD family protein, with protein sequence MAPNKRITFRKPKQTESLELQFGTRVFALIIDLMLVRVIVFPLLLWFSEATVGWRIELVHNFSDFNLITILVYWVYFTILEGTIGATLGKLFVRLRIYDSKGSGLSLTKAFIRFPLKIISIASLFGVLMIDVYKEKQGLHDIICGSIVRKR encoded by the coding sequence ATGGCACCCAATAAACGAATAACTTTCAGGAAACCGAAACAGACTGAGTCTTTAGAGTTACAATTTGGGACAAGAGTATTTGCATTGATTATTGACTTAATGCTAGTTAGAGTAATAGTGTTTCCTCTTCTTTTATGGTTTAGCGAAGCTACAGTTGGTTGGAGGATAGAGCTTGTGCACAACTTTTCAGATTTCAATCTGATAACTATTTTAGTATACTGGGTTTATTTTACAATTTTAGAAGGGACCATTGGAGCAACGCTTGGGAAGCTTTTTGTAAGATTAAGAATTTATGACTCAAAGGGTTCAGGTTTGTCTTTAACAAAAGCATTTATAAGATTTCCATTGAAAATCATATCAATAGCATCTTTATTTGGTGTTTTGATGATCGATGTCTATAAAGAAAAGCAAGGGCTACACGATATAATTTGTGGATCAATAGTACGTAAAAGATGA
- a CDS encoding RNA polymerase sigma factor, protein MELLYIREILEGNTSRFAYFVETYKDMAYSVAFSVVNHKEEAEDVVQDAFVKAYQSLHTFRKEAKFSTWFYRIVVNTALTRMKRNQKFSDMANYEVSDALIENTAEAYQQLALAEQRKYIDLALAELNNEDRLTLTLYYLHECTMEEVSEISGIPTENLKMKMHRARKKMYFVLSKLLNSDSKSLM, encoded by the coding sequence ATGGAGCTGCTTTACATCCGGGAAATTCTTGAGGGAAATACCTCCCGCTTTGCTTATTTTGTGGAAACTTACAAGGATATGGCCTATTCCGTGGCATTCAGCGTAGTCAACCACAAAGAAGAAGCCGAAGATGTGGTGCAGGACGCTTTTGTAAAGGCTTATCAGTCGCTACATACGTTTAGGAAAGAGGCGAAGTTCTCCACCTGGTTTTACAGGATTGTGGTGAATACCGCACTGACGAGGATGAAAAGAAATCAGAAGTTCAGTGATATGGCAAATTATGAAGTGTCTGATGCCCTGATAGAAAATACGGCAGAAGCCTACCAGCAACTGGCACTTGCCGAACAAAGAAAGTATATTGATCTTGCGCTGGCAGAACTAAACAATGAAGACAGGCTGACCCTTACTCTTTATTATCTGCATGAATGTACGATGGAGGAGGTAAGTGAAATCAGCGGTATTCCTACGGAAAATCTGAAAATGAAAATGCATAGAGCCAGAAAGAAAATGTACTTTGTGTTAAGTAAGTTACTGAACTCGGATTCTAAAAGTTTGATGTGA
- a CDS encoding DUF502 domain-containing protein: MRHANQNPTAEGRIESSYQDQSDATGTKQYIFKTLLDGALLVLPLAIILFVLSLLFRFVFNLLVPISNLLSSGSEEPHWFINVISLLVLLVFLFIVGLAVRNRAGKFYFYYLERNYLSQIPLYTVVRDTVQQFSGLKKMPFSQVVLVDPFKTGVLMTGFITEEISNDMFTVFVPTAPNPTNGNIYHIPRDCIRFLEVGPEKAMRTVVGMGTGSSCLFTSEEQNSLELPASSNP; the protein is encoded by the coding sequence ATGCGACACGCAAATCAAAATCCTACCGCAGAGGGAAGGATTGAAAGCTCATATCAAGATCAGTCAGATGCTACAGGGACAAAGCAATATATTTTTAAGACGCTCCTGGACGGTGCTTTGCTTGTTCTTCCTTTAGCGATTATTCTTTTCGTATTGTCACTGCTTTTCAGGTTTGTTTTCAACCTGCTGGTCCCCATCAGCAACTTGCTTTCTTCTGGTTCGGAAGAACCCCACTGGTTCATCAACGTCATCTCTTTGCTTGTGCTTCTGGTTTTCCTGTTCATCGTTGGCCTGGCAGTACGCAATAGGGCAGGTAAATTTTATTTCTACTACCTGGAAAGAAATTATCTCAGCCAGATTCCTCTCTATACGGTTGTGCGGGATACGGTGCAGCAGTTCTCCGGACTAAAAAAAATGCCCTTCAGCCAGGTAGTGCTGGTGGACCCATTCAAAACCGGCGTGCTGATGACCGGATTCATTACTGAAGAAATCTCCAATGATATGTTTACTGTCTTTGTACCCACTGCGCCTAATCCTACCAATGGCAACATTTACCATATCCCCCGTGATTGCATCCGGTTTCTGGAAGTAGGACCCGAGAAAGCCATGCGTACTGTGGTAGGGATGGGTACCGGATCTTCCTGCTTGTTTACATCAGAAGAACAAAACAGTCTGGAACTTCCTGCCAGCAGTAATCCCTGA
- a CDS encoding type II toxin-antitoxin system VapC family toxin: MNLLIDTHAVIWFITEDDQLPIKLKELIEDASNTCFVSVASLWEMGIKYSLGKLDLKADLKKIFDLIDQSGLTILPITTTHILTNTILNFHHRDPFDRLIIAQAKSEGLTLISKDREFKDYNINLIWKE, translated from the coding sequence ATGAATCTATTGATAGATACCCATGCTGTCATCTGGTTCATCACAGAAGATGATCAGTTACCTATCAAGCTAAAAGAATTGATAGAAGATGCCAGTAATACATGTTTTGTCAGTGTTGCTTCACTTTGGGAGATGGGAATCAAGTATTCTTTGGGAAAGCTGGATTTAAAAGCAGATTTGAAGAAAATATTTGATTTGATTGATCAAAGTGGATTGACCATTCTGCCTATCACGACCACACACATCCTGACAAATACAATCTTGAATTTTCATCATAGAGATCCTTTTGATAGATTAATTATAGCCCAAGCAAAAAGTGAAGGATTGACATTGATATCAAAGGATAGAGAATTCAAAGATTACAATATCAATCTGATTTGGAAGGAATGA
- the vapB gene encoding type II toxin-antitoxin system VapB family antitoxin, with protein sequence MSDIDIYLKLATLPDDMKKEVDDFVDFLKAKTIAKERTKGPRKAGLAKGLIQMREDFDEPLDDFKEYM encoded by the coding sequence ATGAGTGACATAGATATTTATTTAAAACTGGCAACTCTACCTGATGATATGAAAAAAGAGGTAGATGACTTTGTGGATTTTTTGAAGGCAAAGACAATTGCAAAAGAAAGAACTAAGGGTCCAAGAAAAGCCGGGTTAGCCAAAGGTCTTATTCAAATGAGAGAAGATTTTGATGAACCATTGGATGATTTTAAAGAGTACATGTAA
- a CDS encoding DUF2179 domain-containing protein, which translates to MFEFDFFDFVFLPLMIFLARVSDVTLATVKLMFVVNNARKFAAILGFFEALITILALSRIMQDASNMAAYVMYAAGFAAGTYIGMRIEEKLAYGSVVIRIISKKIPDTLLQYLADNQHRYSMVDANDQSGNTQILFTVCKRSRVGPFLKNLESTAPEALYTIEGLKQVSNDLLPEQQKKAPSLSLVRVISAWGKRTQAAIYHW; encoded by the coding sequence ATGTTTGAATTTGATTTCTTTGATTTTGTATTTCTACCCCTGATGATTTTCCTTGCCAGGGTATCGGATGTGACGCTGGCGACCGTCAAACTGATGTTTGTCGTCAACAATGCACGTAAATTTGCTGCCATACTGGGCTTCTTTGAAGCGCTCATCACCATACTGGCTTTGTCGCGTATTATGCAGGACGCCAGTAATATGGCTGCTTACGTGATGTATGCTGCCGGCTTTGCTGCGGGTACTTATATCGGTATGCGGATAGAAGAGAAACTGGCTTATGGTAGTGTGGTGATCCGGATCATCAGCAAGAAAATTCCAGATACACTTCTGCAATACCTGGCAGATAATCAGCATCGTTATTCCATGGTGGATGCCAACGATCAATCCGGAAACACACAGATTCTATTTACAGTGTGTAAACGTAGCCGGGTAGGCCCTTTCCTGAAAAACCTGGAAAGTACCGCACCGGAAGCACTCTATACCATTGAAGGCTTAAAGCAGGTAAGTAATGATCTACTGCCTGAACAGCAGAAAAAAGCGCCTTCTCTAAGCCTGGTCAGGGTAATATCTGCCTGGGGCAAAAGAACACAGGCGGCTATTTATCATTGGTAA
- a CDS encoding polysaccharide lyase 8 family protein: MRALPIAKIAGIMLYFLLYVVPVAAANDEIEVLRQRLIQDALEEKGFLIRTERYISSDFSKTAEYLHSLQANGAWTDVDYADQDNEWNPLVALDRILIMTYAYSHPEDKLHQDAALKSGIVNALQYWYQVNPHCINWYKNVIAKQFYFNVIALLLQGHIEEALLDKMINDLTEAPSMTGSNRTLVSVSVLYRGVLERNAARISSGVAGIMKQVHITPEEGIQQDYSFHQHGAFLYNGSYGHGFLKESIWLAYMVRDTQFAFTEEQMQVLRNYYLQGMRWMVHREVLDYNVRGRQVGRSSSFDPDADILVPQLEHFIIADSAYREAYQTSRQRILHQQPQAIQGNRHFWRSDYTAHHRDAYFTSLRMCSERTVGMEMDVNTENLYGYYLPYGLTYIYRRGDEYQEIFPVWDWARLPGVTSPHHAFSMKGRSTQSTSFVGGVSDSTYGISTMHLDVKDTQAKKSWFWFDQEWVALGTDIQSRNEHPIVTGINQCLLNGEVIVDGETVAEGERTLESPSWIWHDSIAYLFPEQQAVGLQATERSGQLQKIFGLGADSVYRKEIFSLWFDHGLQPTQSSYAYVVRPGCSPSEMTAYAEELPLSILSNSSEVQAVHHHQLNISSIVFHEAGHFKLHDELNVEVNHPCLVLVNHTSKKITVSDPTTRLNKIKVTLSTNEKKQETASVSLPEGQFAGSSVTINKVFLLLEKPDYDNSSGKE; encoded by the coding sequence ATGCGTGCATTGCCTATTGCTAAAATTGCCGGGATCATGCTATATTTCTTGCTGTATGTGGTGCCTGTTGCTGCGGCAAATGATGAAATTGAAGTACTCCGGCAGCGCCTGATCCAAGATGCTCTGGAAGAAAAAGGCTTTTTGATCAGAACTGAAAGATATATTTCTTCTGATTTCAGTAAGACAGCAGAATATCTTCACAGCTTACAAGCCAATGGTGCCTGGACTGATGTTGACTATGCCGATCAGGACAATGAATGGAATCCTCTGGTGGCTCTGGACAGGATACTGATCATGACCTATGCCTACAGCCATCCTGAAGACAAACTGCATCAGGATGCAGCCTTAAAGTCTGGCATTGTAAACGCATTACAGTATTGGTATCAGGTCAATCCACACTGTATCAACTGGTACAAGAATGTCATTGCTAAACAATTTTACTTCAACGTCATTGCTTTGCTTTTGCAAGGCCATATTGAAGAAGCATTGCTTGACAAAATGATTAATGATCTGACCGAAGCGCCTAGCATGACCGGATCAAACCGGACGCTGGTGTCGGTTTCAGTACTGTATCGGGGAGTTTTGGAGAGAAATGCAGCACGTATTTCCAGCGGAGTGGCTGGCATCATGAAACAGGTACATATCACCCCTGAGGAAGGCATACAGCAGGATTACAGCTTTCATCAGCATGGGGCCTTCTTGTACAATGGAAGTTACGGACATGGCTTCTTAAAAGAAAGTATCTGGCTGGCTTATATGGTGCGGGATACCCAGTTTGCTTTTACAGAGGAGCAAATGCAGGTGCTGAGAAATTACTACCTGCAAGGCATGCGCTGGATGGTTCACCGTGAGGTGCTGGATTATAATGTTCGCGGCCGACAGGTAGGAAGGTCCAGTAGCTTTGATCCGGATGCGGATATACTGGTCCCTCAACTGGAACATTTTATCATCGCCGATTCTGCTTATAGGGAGGCTTACCAGACTTCGCGGCAGCGCATCCTGCATCAGCAACCGCAGGCGATTCAGGGTAATCGGCATTTTTGGAGATCAGACTATACCGCACATCATCGCGATGCTTATTTTACTTCGCTCAGAATGTGTTCAGAACGTACGGTAGGCATGGAGATGGACGTCAATACGGAAAATCTGTATGGCTATTATTTGCCTTATGGTTTGACATATATTTACCGCAGAGGAGATGAGTACCAGGAAATCTTTCCGGTATGGGATTGGGCCCGCCTGCCGGGCGTGACCAGTCCGCACCATGCCTTTAGTATGAAAGGACGCTCCACCCAATCTACCTCCTTTGTAGGCGGTGTAAGCGACAGTACCTATGGTATCTCTACTATGCATCTGGATGTCAAAGATACACAGGCCAAAAAATCCTGGTTCTGGTTTGATCAGGAGTGGGTAGCTCTGGGTACAGACATACAATCCAGAAATGAACATCCTATTGTGACAGGCATCAACCAATGTCTGCTAAACGGAGAAGTGATAGTAGATGGAGAGACTGTGGCAGAAGGAGAAAGAACACTGGAAAGTCCTTCCTGGATATGGCACGACAGCATTGCCTACCTCTTTCCCGAACAGCAGGCTGTAGGCCTTCAGGCTACTGAACGTAGCGGGCAACTGCAAAAGATATTCGGCTTGGGTGCGGATTCTGTCTATCGTAAAGAGATTTTCTCGCTATGGTTTGACCACGGCCTGCAACCTACGCAATCTTCCTATGCCTATGTGGTGAGGCCAGGATGTAGCCCCAGCGAAATGACAGCTTATGCAGAAGAGCTTCCTTTGAGCATACTTTCCAATAGTTCAGAAGTACAGGCTGTACATCACCATCAACTCAACATCAGCAGCATTGTATTCCATGAAGCCGGTCATTTTAAGTTGCATGACGAGCTAAATGTAGAAGTAAATCACCCCTGTCTTGTGCTTGTCAATCATACTTCAAAAAAGATAACAGTGAGCGATCCTACTACCCGTTTGAACAAAATCAAAGTTACGCTTAGTACTAATGAAAAGAAGCAGGAAACCGCCTCTGTCAGCTTACCTGAAGGTCAGTTTGCAGGCAGCAGTGTGACTATAAATAAGGTATTTCTCTTACTTGAAAAGCCAGACTATGACAACTCAAGTGGAAAGGAATAA
- a CDS encoding DinB family protein, giving the protein MDHAFIISELTRNKEVFAQLLGHKAEAAIRWKPAADQWCLLEIVCHLLDEEREDFRARIQHLFEHPDTAPPSFDPLLWVTERKYMEQDYEAKVEAFLQEREQSVQWLQSLENPAWTNSYEHPQGGRPDAEHFLANWLGHDYLHIRQISRINYRYLQEHTHNPLRYAGNW; this is encoded by the coding sequence ATGGATCATGCATTCATCATCTCCGAACTGACCAGAAACAAAGAAGTATTTGCGCAGCTGCTTGGGCACAAAGCAGAAGCCGCCATTCGGTGGAAACCCGCTGCCGACCAATGGTGCCTGCTGGAAATCGTATGCCATCTGCTGGACGAAGAAAGAGAAGATTTCAGAGCCAGAATACAGCATCTGTTTGAACACCCTGACACTGCTCCTCCATCCTTTGATCCCCTGCTGTGGGTGACGGAGCGAAAATATATGGAACAGGATTATGAAGCAAAGGTGGAAGCATTCCTTCAGGAGAGAGAACAATCTGTTCAGTGGCTGCAATCTTTGGAAAATCCTGCCTGGACGAATAGCTATGAGCATCCGCAGGGAGGCAGACCTGATGCGGAGCATTTTTTAGCCAACTGGCTGGGCCATGATTATCTGCATATCCGACAGATTAGCAGAATCAATTACAGATATCTGCAGGAGCATACCCATAATCCTCTGCGCTACGCCGGCAATTGGTAA
- a CDS encoding family 10 glycosylhydrolase, which translates to MQMIYPKACIPVFLGLLFTSFVHGQENVKQTSIRGIYGNPAPLWEKGYRLDELGVNAIFVHSGSIDRKMMERAKAEGMQVFAEYATLNGKNYVEEHPEAWAINEKGEKVEAASWFMGVCPTEPGFRQYRFNALRELLQTYALDGVWMDYVHWHAQFEDPEPILPETCFNEHCLSAFQEAKGIQLPEGSIPEKAQWILDKHEKVWRDWRCEVIADWTREIRKIVKEERPDALLGLYHCPWNDEAFNSARRRILGLDYDLLKDYVDVFSPMVYHAKMGRPASWVAENIQWFSQRLELSAEGAPLLWPIVQAHDDPYTISPKEFQTVLEGGLSAASSGVMMFTTHSVAEDEGKIQVMKSLYQHLK; encoded by the coding sequence ATGCAGATGATTTATCCAAAAGCCTGTATCCCTGTATTTTTAGGTTTGCTATTTACCTCTTTCGTCCATGGGCAGGAGAATGTCAAACAAACCAGCATCCGGGGGATATATGGGAATCCTGCTCCTCTCTGGGAAAAAGGGTATCGGCTGGATGAACTGGGGGTGAATGCTATTTTTGTCCATAGCGGATCTATTGACCGGAAAATGATGGAGCGGGCAAAGGCAGAAGGCATGCAGGTATTTGCTGAGTACGCTACGCTCAACGGAAAAAACTATGTGGAAGAGCATCCTGAAGCCTGGGCGATCAATGAGAAAGGAGAAAAAGTAGAAGCGGCTTCATGGTTCATGGGCGTTTGCCCCACCGAACCGGGCTTCCGGCAGTATCGTTTCAACGCTCTTCGTGAGTTGTTACAAACGTATGCACTGGATGGGGTCTGGATGGACTATGTACACTGGCATGCACAGTTTGAAGACCCGGAGCCTATCCTTCCCGAAACCTGTTTTAATGAACACTGCCTGTCAGCATTTCAGGAAGCAAAAGGGATACAATTACCGGAAGGCAGTATCCCTGAAAAAGCACAATGGATTTTGGATAAGCATGAAAAGGTATGGCGGGACTGGCGTTGTGAAGTAATCGCTGACTGGACCAGAGAGATCAGAAAGATCGTGAAAGAAGAACGCCCCGATGCGCTGCTCGGCCTCTATCATTGTCCCTGGAATGATGAAGCGTTTAATAGTGCCAGACGCCGCATCCTGGGACTTGACTATGACCTGCTTAAAGACTATGTAGACGTTTTTTCTCCCATGGTATACCACGCCAAAATGGGCAGGCCTGCCAGCTGGGTAGCAGAGAACATCCAATGGTTTAGCCAAAGGCTGGAACTATCCGCTGAAGGTGCTCCTTTGCTATGGCCTATCGTACAGGCACATGATGATCCCTATACCATTTCTCCGAAGGAGTTTCAGACAGTCTTAGAAGGAGGGCTATCGGCAGCTTCCAGTGGCGTAATGATGTTCACCACCCATTCCGTAGCTGAGGATGAGGGTAAAATACAGGTGATGAAAAGTCTCTATCAACATCTTAAATGA
- a CDS encoding AI-2E family transporter, translated as MKQGSKRILTYFALVVVSLSFFFWGLVQAQGFLVPLSVAALLAMVMLPVCGWLERKNIKRGWASLLSVLLIMSFFLLMAAIIAGQINSLAEDWPKIKQRLEPKIEQLQQYIAEKTGISEQEQEAKIAETIPGDSSPGAESPGESSSEDTLSSKGENQSTVTQDSTQQQRPDTQDTAGSGNSIGSMLSNAGSFIGGFFGFIGTFLLTFIYVFFFLLYRRKFRLSVLKMVPDDKKELTQKILFKSTEVSQNYLAGRLLLIIFLAVLYFIGLTISGVNNALLISVLAAVLSLIPYLGNIIGYVLAIGMALFSGTGLTGALGVTITFTITQFVESYILEPYIVGDKVNLNPVVTIVVVVLGEAVWGVIGMLIAIPALGVLKVIFDHIPVLQPLGYLFGSEDIASEEDDEKDNFFSKAKNWALKRFK; from the coding sequence ATGAAACAAGGATCAAAACGCATCCTTACCTACTTTGCCTTAGTAGTCGTCAGTTTGTCTTTCTTTTTTTGGGGACTTGTGCAGGCACAGGGATTTCTGGTACCTCTTTCCGTGGCTGCCTTACTGGCCATGGTGATGCTGCCGGTATGCGGATGGCTTGAGCGGAAGAACATTAAACGTGGCTGGGCCTCTCTCTTATCAGTGTTGCTTATCATGTCCTTCTTTTTACTGATGGCTGCCATCATAGCCGGACAGATCAATAGTCTGGCTGAAGACTGGCCCAAAATCAAGCAAAGGTTAGAACCTAAGATTGAACAACTACAACAATACATTGCTGAAAAGACAGGCATCTCAGAACAAGAGCAGGAAGCAAAAATTGCTGAAACTATTCCCGGAGATTCCTCTCCGGGAGCTGAATCTCCTGGAGAATCTTCTTCTGAAGATACTTTATCTTCAAAAGGAGAAAATCAAAGTACCGTAACGCAAGACAGCACCCAGCAGCAAAGGCCAGATACTCAGGACACAGCTGGGAGTGGTAATTCAATAGGTTCTATGCTAAGTAATGCTGGTAGTTTTATTGGGGGGTTCTTTGGTTTTATCGGTACTTTCCTGCTGACTTTTATCTATGTCTTCTTTTTTCTCTTGTATCGCAGAAAATTCAGGCTCTCTGTGCTTAAAATGGTGCCGGATGATAAAAAAGAACTCACACAAAAGATTCTGTTCAAATCCACAGAAGTTTCTCAGAATTATCTGGCAGGCCGGTTACTTCTGATCATTTTTCTTGCGGTACTGTATTTCATTGGGCTTACGATTTCAGGAGTAAACAATGCCTTGTTAATTTCTGTGCTGGCTGCCGTACTCTCACTGATCCCCTATCTGGGGAATATTATAGGATATGTACTGGCTATAGGGATGGCTCTTTTTTCAGGGACCGGACTTACCGGAGCACTAGGGGTAACCATTACCTTTACCATCACGCAGTTTGTAGAAAGCTATATCCTGGAACCTTATATTGTAGGGGATAAGGTAAATCTTAATCCCGTCGTAACGATTGTGGTAGTGGTGTTAGGCGAAGCGGTATGGGGTGTAATAGGTATGCTGATCGCCATTCCTGCACTGGGTGTTCTCAAAGTTATTTTTGATCATATTCCTGTGCTTCAACCTTTAGGTTATTTATTTGGCTCGGAAGATATTGCCAGTGAGGAGGATGATGAAAAAGACAACTTCTTCTCAAAGGCTAAAAACTGGGCACTCAAGCGGTTTAAGTAA
- a CDS encoding PA0069 family radical SAM protein, translating into MEEDYLKGRGAQYNAHNKFEQHQYVQEHIEGLDEPHLRHPQRQLFYDHPKKIVNETDSPDLRSMFSINPYQGCEHGCIYCYARNSHEYWGFSAGLDFETKIVVKPNAPQLLEQHFQKRSWQVHPIALSGNTDCYQPVERELKITRKLLQVFLRCGNPVGIITKNSLIERDMDILKDLSAEGLVHVYISITSLNEKLRVKMEPRTASAARRLATLEKLASAGIPCGVMIAPVIPAMNDHEIPQIMEQIAEAGALTAGYTVVRLNGAIGPIFIDWLHKNFPDRAAKVEKQIKELHGGNLNDSQFGRRMQGEGVISKNIKQLFQVAKAKHLGDRQMPSYNLSTFRPTGTLRLF; encoded by the coding sequence ATGGAAGAAGATTACCTGAAAGGAAGAGGTGCCCAGTACAATGCACATAATAAATTTGAGCAGCATCAGTATGTGCAGGAGCATATTGAAGGCCTGGATGAGCCTCATCTCAGGCATCCGCAGCGTCAGTTATTTTATGATCATCCCAAAAAAATAGTCAATGAAACGGATAGTCCGGACTTAAGAAGTATGTTTTCCATTAATCCCTATCAGGGCTGCGAGCATGGTTGTATCTACTGCTATGCCCGCAACTCCCATGAGTACTGGGGCTTCAGTGCCGGGCTGGACTTTGAGACAAAGATTGTAGTGAAACCCAATGCGCCGCAGTTGCTGGAGCAGCACTTTCAAAAGAGATCCTGGCAGGTGCATCCTATTGCCTTGTCAGGCAATACGGACTGCTATCAACCTGTAGAGCGGGAGCTTAAAATCACACGAAAACTCCTGCAGGTATTTCTGAGATGTGGCAATCCGGTGGGTATCATTACCAAAAACAGCCTGATAGAAAGAGATATGGATATTTTAAAAGACCTGTCTGCTGAAGGTTTAGTGCATGTCTATATTTCTATCACTTCTTTGAATGAGAAACTCCGCGTTAAAATGGAACCCCGAACCGCAAGCGCAGCCAGGCGTCTTGCTACGCTTGAAAAGCTAGCTTCGGCTGGTATTCCCTGTGGGGTGATGATTGCGCCTGTTATTCCCGCGATGAATGATCATGAGATTCCTCAAATCATGGAGCAGATTGCTGAGGCCGGAGCTTTAACTGCCGGCTATACAGTAGTACGATTGAATGGAGCAATCGGCCCTATTTTTATAGATTGGCTGCACAAAAACTTTCCTGACAGAGCTGCCAAAGTAGAGAAGCAGATCAAGGAACTACATGGAGGAAACCTGAACGATTCACAATTTGGCAGACGTATGCAGGGAGAAGGAGTTATATCAAAAAACATAAAGCAGCTCTTCCAGGTTGCCAAAGCCAAACATTTGGGTGACAGGCAGATGCCTTCTTATAATCTATCCACTTTCAGACCCACAGGAACTTTGCGTTTATTTTGA
- a CDS encoding PQQ-dependent sugar dehydrogenase, translating to MQKLIICLLAFFTSFTLYAQDNSVAEGPQIYKTYCAGCHGAQLQGSSAGALIKTDWIYGRGKGALTKNIRFGIPGTEMAAWNTVLNDEQINAVADFILEAQETPPAARRPIPAQINTEDYVLNVEQLVSEGIVNPWAIEFVDESRALISERGGKLRWLIDGKLDKQEIKGVPPTFEEKTGGYMDIALDPNYADNGWVYLAFSHTDGNMEDKEAPAMTKIIRAKIKDHQWTEEQALFEVADSLLVVNGNRWGCRFLFDQEGLLYFSIGDMDQAMASQELGKATGKVFRIKADGSIPEDNPFVDEEGALPAIFTIGNRNVQGLDQHPVTGEIWASEHGPMGGDELNIMRKGNNYGWPVITYGIDYSGEIVSEKTLQEGMEQPITEWTPSIAVCPIEFNSSPLFPKWQNNLLVGALAYEELRRLVIEDEQVISQEMILKNLGRVRDIKSSPDGALYVVLNNPDVILRITPEEEL from the coding sequence ATGCAAAAGCTCATCATCTGCCTGCTTGCCTTTTTTACTTCCTTCACCCTCTATGCTCAGGATAATTCCGTAGCAGAAGGACCTCAAATCTATAAAACCTATTGCGCGGGTTGTCATGGAGCCCAACTGCAGGGCAGCTCCGCTGGTGCACTGATCAAAACCGACTGGATTTACGGTCGGGGCAAAGGGGCGCTGACCAAGAACATCCGCTTCGGCATTCCCGGTACGGAAATGGCTGCCTGGAACACGGTGTTGAATGATGAACAAATCAATGCAGTGGCAGATTTTATCCTGGAGGCTCAGGAAACTCCTCCCGCTGCCCGTCGGCCTATCCCTGCACAAATCAATACCGAGGACTATGTGCTCAATGTGGAACAGCTCGTCAGTGAAGGCATAGTCAATCCCTGGGCCATTGAGTTTGTAGACGAAAGCCGTGCCCTGATCAGCGAAAGAGGGGGAAAGCTCCGCTGGCTTATTGATGGGAAATTGGATAAACAGGAGATCAAAGGGGTGCCTCCTACCTTTGAAGAAAAGACCGGAGGCTATATGGACATTGCCCTGGACCCCAACTATGCCGATAATGGATGGGTGTACCTGGCATTCAGCCATACGGATGGGAATATGGAGGACAAAGAAGCGCCTGCCATGACCAAAATAATAAGGGCAAAGATCAAAGACCATCAGTGGACAGAAGAACAGGCCTTGTTTGAAGTAGCCGACTCCCTGCTGGTGGTGAATGGTAACCGCTGGGGCTGCCGTTTTCTCTTTGACCAGGAAGGTTTGCTCTACTTTAGCATCGGAGATATGGACCAGGCAATGGCTTCGCAGGAGTTGGGAAAGGCTACCGGCAAGGTATTCCGAATCAAAGCGGATGGCAGCATTCCTGAAGACAATCCTTTTGTGGATGAAGAAGGCGCTTTGCCTGCTATTTTCACCATTGGCAACCGTAATGTGCAGGGCCTGGACCAGCATCCTGTCACCGGAGAGATCTGGGCAAGCGAACATGGGCCGATGGGAGGCGATGAATTGAACATTATGCGCAAAGGAAATAATTATGGCTGGCCGGTCATTACCTATGGCATAGACTATAGCGGAGAAATTGTTTCGGAGAAAACGCTTCAGGAAGGTATGGAACAACCCATTACGGAGTGGACACCCTCCATTGCCGTATGTCCCATAGAATTTAACAGTAGTCCGCTTTTTCCTAAGTGGCAAAATAACCTCCTGGTAGGCGCTCTGGCCTACGAAGAACTCCGAAGACTGGTGATTGAAGACGAGCAGGTAATCAGTCAGGAGATGATACTGAAAAACCTGGGGCGGGTAAGGGATATCAAAAGCAGTCCTGATGGTGCGCTTTATGTGGTATTGAACAATCCTGATGTCATCCTTCGCATCACTCCCGAAGAAGAACTTTAA